In Streptomyces nodosus, one DNA window encodes the following:
- a CDS encoding FUSC family protein, with protein MSSETPRTSRVRPLPLSGLLRPGSPSDIWFKPALSVVVAAAPPNVTLLALGRLDLAVYTMAGSLCALYAHNRPYAARARALALVVLGMVGGLALALLTASLTTHAIVLVTVGALLAALQKTLCDATRIGPPGNVIFTFITSASLFVPQSTGQVPGHIALAAAAGAWSWIVGMAPGLLRPHGPERRATAHALSAAAAYTATGTATARADAAAAVHTAWQSLLSTGARSAPRRALERLVVRAEVALAAPADTDPQQLRVWARALRGTGPVPQPDDLGEAAEELLGVEAELDSPRRPLRHRLGPLAPLTLRTALGCALAGYVSLACGVGRPYWALVTAAALYQANVTLTWRRGVQRVVGNIAGVLLFAAVAPIAHLNQLALVLFGLAFSFGAEALMSRNYWLGSVCVTPMALLITEFATYQRPGELITDRVLDTLIGALVGFAAAIAVTNRRASDRIEHALGAVERARERAAAVVAAEHPAPRDLEAARRGLSAAVVDLRAAADAAAGEWWLRALPEERVLRAEQAGHRTLAATVRRQGLHTSEGARA; from the coding sequence ATGAGCAGTGAGACCCCCAGAACCTCCCGTGTGCGCCCGCTACCCCTGTCAGGTCTCCTGCGTCCCGGCAGTCCCTCCGACATCTGGTTCAAGCCCGCGCTGAGTGTGGTCGTCGCGGCGGCCCCGCCGAATGTGACGCTGCTGGCGCTCGGCCGTCTCGACCTGGCCGTGTACACGATGGCGGGCTCGCTCTGCGCCCTCTACGCCCACAACCGCCCCTATGCGGCCCGGGCCCGGGCGCTCGCCCTGGTGGTCCTCGGCATGGTCGGCGGCCTCGCCCTCGCCCTGCTCACCGCGTCGCTCACCACGCATGCGATCGTGCTGGTGACCGTCGGCGCCCTGCTCGCGGCCCTGCAGAAGACACTCTGCGACGCCACCAGGATCGGACCGCCGGGCAATGTGATCTTCACCTTCATCACCTCCGCCTCCCTGTTCGTCCCGCAGTCCACCGGCCAGGTCCCCGGCCATATCGCCCTGGCCGCCGCCGCGGGTGCCTGGTCCTGGATCGTGGGCATGGCCCCTGGACTCCTGCGGCCGCACGGCCCGGAGCGCCGGGCCACCGCCCACGCCCTGAGTGCCGCCGCCGCATACACCGCGACCGGGACCGCCACCGCACGGGCCGACGCGGCGGCCGCCGTCCACACCGCCTGGCAGTCGCTGCTGTCCACCGGCGCCCGCTCCGCACCCCGGCGCGCCCTGGAGCGACTCGTCGTCCGGGCCGAGGTCGCTCTCGCGGCACCGGCCGACACCGATCCGCAGCAGTTGCGTGTCTGGGCCCGCGCACTGCGGGGCACCGGCCCCGTCCCGCAGCCGGACGACCTCGGCGAGGCAGCCGAGGAACTCCTCGGCGTGGAGGCCGAACTCGACTCCCCGCGACGCCCGCTGCGCCACCGGCTCGGCCCGCTCGCGCCCCTGACCCTGCGCACCGCACTCGGCTGTGCCCTCGCCGGCTATGTCTCGCTCGCCTGCGGCGTCGGCCGCCCCTACTGGGCGCTGGTCACCGCCGCCGCGCTCTACCAGGCCAATGTCACCCTCACCTGGCGCCGAGGCGTCCAGCGCGTCGTCGGCAACATCGCCGGGGTGCTGCTCTTCGCCGCCGTCGCCCCGATCGCCCATCTGAACCAGTTGGCCCTCGTGCTCTTCGGCCTCGCCTTCAGCTTCGGCGCCGAGGCACTGATGAGCCGCAACTACTGGCTCGGCAGCGTCTGTGTGACCCCGATGGCGCTGCTCATCACCGAGTTCGCCACCTATCAGCGACCCGGAGAGCTGATCACCGACCGGGTCCTTGACACCCTCATCGGAGCGCTGGTCGGCTTCGCCGCCGCGATCGCGGTCACCAACCGCCGCGCCTCAGACCGCATCGAACACGCCCTCGGCGCCGTGGAACGGGCCCGGGAGCGCGCCGCCGCCGTGGTGGCCGCGGAGCACCCCGCACCGCGCGATCTGGAGGCCGCGCGCCGTGGTCTGTCCGCCGCCGTCGTGGACCTGCGCGCCGCCGCCGACGCCGCGGCCGGCGAATGGTGGCTGCGCGCCCTGCCGGAGGAGCGGGTGCTGCGCGCCGAACAGGCCGGGCATCGTACGCTCGCCGCGACGGTACGACGGCAGGGACTGCACACCTCGGAAGGCGCACGGGCATGA
- a CDS encoding threonine aldolase family protein, which translates to MNPPKTDARRHHDPQVRGFASDNYAGVHPEVLAALAVANGGHQVAYGEDAYTHNLQGIIRGHFGATAEAFPVFNGTGANVVALQAVTDRWGAVICAESAHINVDEGGAPERMGGLKLLTVPTPDGKLTPELIDRQAYGWEDEHRAMPQVVSITQSTELGTLYTPEEIRAICEHAHAHGMRVHLDGSRIANAAAALNVPMRTFTNAVGVDILSLGGTKNGALYGEAVVVINQDAVGRMKHLRKLSMQLASKMRFVSVQLEALLAKDLWLRNARHSNEMAQRLAEGVRAVHGVEILYPVQANAVFARLPHDVSERLQKRFRFYFWDEAAGDVRWMCAYDTTEDDVDRFVAALKEEMAR; encoded by the coding sequence GTGAACCCTCCCAAGACCGACGCGCGTCGTCATCACGACCCGCAGGTCCGCGGTTTCGCGAGCGACAACTACGCCGGGGTCCACCCGGAGGTGCTCGCCGCGCTGGCCGTGGCCAACGGCGGGCACCAGGTCGCCTATGGCGAGGACGCGTACACCCACAACCTCCAGGGCATCATCCGGGGCCACTTCGGTGCCACGGCGGAGGCATTCCCGGTCTTCAACGGCACCGGGGCGAACGTCGTCGCGCTCCAGGCGGTCACCGACCGCTGGGGCGCGGTGATCTGCGCCGAGAGCGCCCACATCAACGTCGACGAGGGCGGCGCCCCCGAACGCATGGGCGGTCTGAAACTGCTCACCGTGCCCACCCCGGACGGCAAGCTCACCCCCGAGCTGATCGACCGGCAGGCGTACGGCTGGGAGGACGAGCACCGCGCGATGCCGCAGGTGGTCTCGATCACCCAGAGCACCGAGCTGGGCACCCTCTACACGCCCGAGGAGATCCGCGCGATCTGCGAGCACGCCCATGCGCACGGGATGAGGGTGCACCTGGACGGCTCCCGGATAGCCAACGCGGCCGCCGCCCTGAACGTGCCGATGCGGACGTTCACCAACGCGGTCGGCGTGGACATCCTCTCCCTGGGCGGGACGAAGAACGGCGCGCTGTACGGCGAGGCGGTCGTCGTCATCAACCAGGACGCCGTCGGCCGTATGAAGCATCTGCGCAAGCTGTCCATGCAGCTCGCCTCGAAGATGCGCTTTGTGTCGGTGCAACTGGAGGCCCTGCTCGCCAAGGACCTCTGGCTGCGCAACGCCCGCCACTCCAACGAGATGGCGCAGCGGCTGGCGGAGGGCGTCCGCGCGGTCCACGGGGTGGAGATCCTCTACCCGGTGCAGGCCAACGCCGTCTTCGCGCGTCTTCCGCACGACGTGAGCGAGCGCCTGCAGAAGCGCTTCCGCTTCTACTTCTGGGACGAGGCCGCCGGCGACGTCCGCTGGATGTGCGCCTACGACACGACCGAGGACGACGTGGACCGGTTCGTGGCGGCCCTCAAGGAGGAGATGGCCCGATAG
- a CDS encoding VOC family protein — translation MVHILSSRTLLRPTDPERSRAFYGEGLGLPVYREFGTGPERGVVYFLGGGFLEVAGRGDVPPSPALKLWLQVPDVTAAHRELTAAGIGIVRPPVREPWGLIEMWIEDPDGTQIVLVEVPADHPLRYRPGI, via the coding sequence ATGGTCCATATTCTGAGCAGCCGCACGCTGCTGCGTCCGACCGACCCGGAGCGCTCCCGTGCCTTCTACGGCGAGGGACTCGGGCTGCCGGTCTACCGGGAGTTCGGTACGGGGCCGGAGCGCGGGGTCGTGTACTTCCTCGGGGGTGGTTTCCTCGAGGTGGCGGGGCGCGGCGATGTCCCGCCCTCCCCCGCGCTGAAGCTCTGGTTGCAGGTACCGGACGTGACGGCCGCGCACCGGGAGCTGACCGCCGCCGGGATCGGGATCGTCCGCCCGCCGGTGAGGGAGCCCTGGGGCCTGATCGAGATGTGGATCGAGGATCCGGACGGTACCCAGATCGTGCTGGTGGAGGTCCCGGCCGACCACCCCCTGCGCTACCGGCCGGGGATCTGA
- a CDS encoding B3/B4 domain-containing protein, giving the protein MTLTLTVSDEVRTLAPGFTHVAIEAHGLVNGPSTEGTSALLDDAARRLAARLDGRAPHEDPHMAAWRALYTAFGSKPSRTRNSAEGLARRALSDGGLPRINVLVDVYNAISVAHLIPVGGEDLDLVQGAMRLVRATGDEEFMTVAGGEQAVEHPDAGEVVWRDEAGVTCRRWNWRQGPRTRLTEESTSAIFLLEGLAPMPVADLERAGVELSELLEKFSPGARIAVHAPA; this is encoded by the coding sequence ATGACCCTCACCCTGACCGTGTCCGACGAGGTGCGCACCCTCGCGCCCGGCTTCACCCATGTCGCGATCGAGGCCCATGGGCTCGTCAACGGCCCCAGCACCGAAGGCACCTCGGCCCTGCTCGACGACGCGGCCCGCCGGCTGGCGGCACGCCTGGACGGGCGCGCCCCGCACGAGGACCCGCACATGGCGGCCTGGCGTGCGCTGTACACCGCCTTCGGGTCCAAGCCGTCCCGCACCCGCAACTCGGCCGAGGGGCTGGCGAGAAGGGCACTGTCGGACGGCGGTCTGCCCCGGATCAATGTGCTCGTCGACGTCTACAACGCCATCAGCGTCGCCCATCTGATCCCGGTCGGCGGCGAGGATCTCGACCTGGTCCAGGGGGCCATGCGCCTGGTTCGGGCCACCGGCGACGAGGAGTTCATGACCGTGGCGGGCGGCGAGCAGGCCGTCGAGCACCCCGATGCCGGCGAGGTGGTCTGGCGCGACGAGGCCGGTGTCACCTGCCGCCGCTGGAACTGGCGGCAGGGGCCGCGCACCCGGCTCACCGAGGAGTCCACCTCGGCGATCTTCCTGCTGGAGGGACTGGCCCCGATGCCGGTGGCCGACCTGGAGCGGGCCGGCGTCGAACTCTCCGAACTGCTGGAGAAGTTCAGCCCCGGAGCGCGGATCGCCGTCCACGCACCCGCCTGA
- a CDS encoding GNAT family N-acetyltransferase, translated as MDSATAATGLTFRDATDADADALVALIESAYRGESSRTGWTTEADLLEGQRTDPEGVLEVVKSPDSRLLTVERDGTIVACCQLEHRGEHAYFGMFAVSPALQGAGLGKAVIAEAERMARRTWGVSEMHMTVISVRDDLIAWYERRGYRRTGRMTPFPYGDERFGIPQRDDLQFELLVKPLV; from the coding sequence ATGGACAGTGCCACCGCCGCGACCGGCCTGACCTTTCGCGACGCCACCGACGCCGACGCCGATGCGCTGGTCGCGCTGATCGAGTCGGCGTACCGCGGCGAATCCAGCCGGACCGGCTGGACCACGGAGGCGGACCTTCTCGAGGGGCAGCGCACCGATCCCGAGGGGGTGCTGGAGGTCGTCAAGTCGCCCGACAGCAGGCTGCTGACCGTCGAGCGGGACGGCACGATCGTCGCCTGCTGCCAGCTCGAACACCGCGGCGAACACGCCTACTTCGGCATGTTCGCGGTGAGCCCCGCGCTCCAGGGCGCGGGGCTGGGCAAGGCGGTCATCGCCGAGGCGGAGCGGATGGCCCGCCGGACCTGGGGCGTCTCCGAGATGCATATGACCGTGATCTCCGTACGGGACGACCTCATCGCCTGGTACGAGCGGCGCGGCTACCGCCGTACGGGACGGATGACCCCCTTCCCGTACGGCGATGAGCGCTTCGGCATTCCGCAGCGCGACGATCTGCAGTTCGAGCTGCTGGTCAAGCCGTTGGTCTGA
- a CDS encoding DUF5134 domain-containing protein gives MHGPASLGWLLVALCAVTGAYCLLRMRSAVEEQRRAAGGEALMGFGMAVMAVPAAVAVPPSWAWTACAAVFGAAALRALWAARTDAHHLHHLAETSAMVYMAVTMGASGGHHAHGGGVPALTAVFLLYFAGYALLSGVRLVPVAAVSPGGSVRTVGWGDRPELARACRLSMAIAMLAMLMTL, from the coding sequence GTGCACGGTCCTGCTTCACTCGGCTGGCTGCTCGTCGCGCTGTGCGCGGTGACCGGTGCCTACTGTCTGCTCCGCATGCGCAGCGCCGTCGAGGAACAGCGCCGGGCCGCGGGCGGCGAGGCACTGATGGGCTTCGGCATGGCGGTGATGGCCGTGCCTGCGGCGGTCGCCGTGCCCCCGTCCTGGGCCTGGACCGCCTGTGCGGCGGTCTTCGGCGCTGCGGCCCTGCGGGCGCTGTGGGCGGCCCGCACCGATGCACATCATCTGCACCATCTGGCGGAGACCTCCGCGATGGTCTATATGGCGGTGACGATGGGGGCCTCCGGCGGGCACCACGCCCACGGCGGTGGCGTGCCGGCGCTCACGGCGGTGTTCCTGCTCTACTTCGCGGGCTATGCGCTGCTCTCCGGCGTCCGGCTGGTGCCGGTCGCGGCGGTGAGCCCGGGCGGAAGCGTGCGCACCGTCGGCTGGGGCGACCGGCCGGAACTGGCACGGGCCTGCCGGCTGTCGATGGCGATAGCGATGCTGGCGATGCTCATGACGCTCTGA
- a CDS encoding glycerophosphodiester phosphodiesterase: MNFLTIGHRGVMGVEPENTLRSFVAAERAGLDLIELDLHLSKDGALVIMHDAEVDRTTDGTGPIVEKTLAELRALDAGRGERVPVFDEVLDAVKAPLQAEIKDVAAARALAEVMRRRDLTGRVEVSSFHDEAIVEVARLVPGVRTALIAGRYGTDVVERAVEAGAGTVCLNIRRLTLEVVEHARKADLRILGWVVNTQDQLRLVRALELDGATTDYPEIKRTGRFTA, from the coding sequence TTGAACTTCCTCACCATCGGTCATCGCGGAGTCATGGGTGTCGAGCCCGAGAACACGCTCCGGTCCTTTGTCGCCGCGGAGCGCGCGGGCCTCGACCTGATCGAACTCGATCTGCATCTCAGCAAGGACGGCGCTCTCGTGATCATGCACGACGCCGAGGTGGACCGTACGACCGACGGCACCGGGCCGATCGTCGAGAAGACCCTCGCCGAGCTGCGCGCGCTCGACGCGGGACGCGGTGAGCGGGTCCCGGTGTTCGACGAGGTCCTGGACGCGGTGAAGGCCCCGCTCCAGGCTGAGATCAAGGATGTGGCGGCGGCACGGGCGCTGGCCGAGGTGATGCGCCGCCGGGACCTGACCGGCCGGGTGGAGGTGTCCTCGTTCCACGACGAGGCCATCGTCGAGGTCGCCCGACTGGTACCGGGCGTGCGCACCGCGCTGATCGCCGGCCGCTACGGGACCGATGTGGTGGAACGCGCCGTCGAGGCCGGAGCCGGCACCGTCTGCCTCAACATCCGCCGGCTGACGCTGGAGGTCGTGGAACACGCGCGCAAGGCGGATCTGAGGATCCTCGGCTGGGTGGTGAACACCCAGGACCAGCTGCGACTGGTCCGCGCCCTGGAGCTGGACGGCGCGACCACCGACTATCCGGAGATCAAGCGCACCGGCCGGTTCACCGCCTGA
- a CDS encoding M56 family metallopeptidase — protein sequence MMVPAALLLLGGLTALLAPRLLARADWPDREPVVALWVWQCVVMAVLVCCVLSMALSAAAAWTAVRGHLFAPAPHSVVDAYALGTGAQWAATTAVALACGGAWTAAMLVREIAGARVRRRHRRAELRLRAPLLPGERADSERLVVLEGERPDAWWLPGAPPQLVITTAALRRLKGKQLDAVLAHEQGHARARHDWLLHSSAALANGFPQVPVFAAFRDEMHRLVELAADDMASRRHGRLTTALALVELNEDRGVFGPCPTPQAHLPQRVDRLLTPPDRLPPAHRLRLTATAALVPVLPVLVALTPGLRALG from the coding sequence ATGATGGTCCCCGCGGCACTGTTGCTGCTCGGCGGTTTGACCGCCCTTCTCGCCCCGCGGCTGCTGGCCCGGGCGGACTGGCCGGACCGGGAACCGGTGGTCGCCCTGTGGGTGTGGCAATGCGTGGTGATGGCCGTACTGGTGTGCTGCGTCCTGTCGATGGCGCTGAGCGCCGCCGCGGCCTGGACGGCCGTGCGAGGTCATCTCTTCGCCCCCGCGCCGCACTCGGTCGTGGACGCCTACGCTCTGGGCACCGGCGCCCAGTGGGCCGCGACCACCGCGGTGGCCCTGGCGTGCGGCGGGGCGTGGACCGCGGCGATGCTGGTCCGGGAGATCGCCGGGGCGCGGGTGCGCCGCCGCCACCGCCGTGCCGAACTGCGCCTGCGGGCCCCGCTGTTGCCCGGCGAGAGGGCCGACAGCGAACGACTGGTGGTCCTGGAGGGCGAGCGCCCGGACGCCTGGTGGCTGCCCGGCGCCCCTCCCCAACTGGTCATCACCACAGCGGCGTTGCGCCGACTGAAGGGCAAGCAGCTGGACGCGGTGCTGGCCCATGAGCAGGGGCACGCACGGGCCCGGCACGACTGGCTGCTGCACTCCTCCGCCGCGCTGGCCAACGGTTTTCCGCAGGTGCCGGTCTTCGCGGCGTTCCGTGACGAGATGCACCGGCTGGTCGAACTCGCCGCGGACGACATGGCCTCGCGCCGTCACGGCCGCCTCACCACCGCGCTGGCGCTGGTGGAACTCAACGAGGACCGGGGGGTGTTCGGGCCCTGCCCCACTCCGCAGGCCCATCTTCCGCAGCGCGTCGACCGTCTTCTGACTCCCCCGGACCGGCTGCCCCCGGCACACCGACTGCGGCTGACGGCGACCGCGGCACTGGTCCCGGTGCTTCCCGTACTGGTGGCATTGACCCCGGGGCTGCGGGCTCTGGGTTAG
- a CDS encoding transglutaminase domain-containing protein, producing the protein MELIQRNPDLSAYLAADDAIDHHHPVVREAAARLARQAADSYAYAQAAYEFVRDSLAHSADSGDPRVTWRASDVIELRTGICHAKAHALAALLRAEDIPTALCYQRLMHDDGDGHAVHGLVAVRFHGSWHRQDPRGNKPGVDARFSLDGERLAWVPDRKFNEVDYPVLYDEPHPAVLSALRAAPDRPALWKTLPTAL; encoded by the coding sequence ATGGAACTGATCCAGCGGAACCCGGACCTCTCCGCCTATCTGGCCGCCGATGACGCCATCGACCACCATCATCCGGTGGTGCGGGAGGCGGCCGCACGCCTCGCCCGCCAGGCGGCGGACTCGTATGCCTATGCGCAGGCCGCCTATGAGTTCGTCCGTGACTCCCTCGCGCACTCCGCCGACAGTGGCGATCCACGCGTCACCTGGCGTGCCTCCGACGTCATCGAGCTGCGCACCGGCATCTGCCACGCCAAGGCGCACGCCCTGGCCGCCCTGCTGCGCGCCGAGGACATCCCGACCGCGCTGTGCTATCAGCGGCTGATGCATGACGACGGCGACGGTCATGCCGTGCACGGTCTGGTGGCCGTGCGGTTCCACGGCTCCTGGCACCGACAGGATCCCCGTGGCAACAAACCGGGTGTCGACGCCCGCTTCTCCCTCGACGGTGAGCGGCTGGCCTGGGTCCCCGACAGGAAGTTCAATGAGGTGGACTATCCAGTCCTGTATGATGAACCTCATCCGGCCGTGCTGAGCGCCCTCAGGGCCGCGCCCGACCGTCCGGCTCTCTGGAAGACGCTCCCCACCGCACTTTGA
- a CDS encoding MarR family winged helix-turn-helix transcriptional regulator, with amino-acid sequence MTDNRATGRRATDGGTGAGAEGRNTGRDTAVGPRSGARPGGSSPAGREPAGDIVAAVVRQWQAVRPDIDTGPMEIIGRVNRCAALLQQAEDAPLRRVGLTRPEFDVLGTLRRADHELTPGEIARETFSSGAAVTKRLKQLSERGLVERRGDTRDRRVAHVRLTEAGRDLVDGVLPEQLSYEASALSGLDEDGRHELAALLGELLIQLEGRLGTARG; translated from the coding sequence ATGACGGACAACCGTGCGACCGGGCGGAGAGCCACGGACGGCGGTACGGGCGCCGGCGCGGAAGGCCGGAACACCGGGCGCGACACGGCCGTCGGACCGCGGTCCGGGGCGCGCCCCGGGGGAAGCAGCCCGGCCGGACGGGAACCGGCGGGTGACATCGTCGCCGCCGTGGTGCGGCAGTGGCAGGCCGTCCGCCCCGACATCGACACCGGGCCCATGGAGATCATCGGCCGGGTCAACCGCTGTGCCGCACTGCTCCAACAGGCCGAGGACGCCCCGCTGCGCCGCGTCGGGCTCACCCGCCCGGAGTTCGACGTCCTCGGCACGCTGCGCCGTGCGGACCATGAACTGACACCCGGCGAGATCGCCCGCGAGACCTTCTCCTCCGGCGCCGCCGTCACCAAACGCCTCAAACAGCTGAGCGAGCGCGGCCTGGTCGAGCGGCGCGGCGACACCCGCGACCGCCGGGTCGCCCATGTCCGCCTCACCGAGGCCGGCCGCGACCTGGTCGACGGGGTGCTGCCCGAACAGCTCTCCTACGAGGCGTCCGCCCTCTCCGGGCTCGACGAGGACGGACGGCACGAACTGGCCGCGCTGCTCGGCGAACTGCTCATCCAGCTGGAAGGCCGGCTCGGCACGGCCCGCGGCTGA
- a CDS encoding DUF6421 family protein, with product MTEILVQTGSEGQVPSQGRVVEHPAWPVLKSSVEQIRPWQNKDGSIAFDTEGAPTRAEAELAVRRVTDAVQELSPLLPHDAAYHQALVRDLGRWAVEGFGVPDFLESLLAFHPAADRRDGLQHLVVFPMYTQNGNPDRNLEAVVLRMVWPDWLAELEATRFDNPLFCGITFEDFTAGYDTNSAVLFPETVAVREAPARFTWGGIFCDREAARFRRVTSAAVDTLGLELPEDILAMVHDQERCQQAFVLWDMVHDRTHSHGDLPFDPFMIKQRQPFWMYGLEELRCDLTAFKEAVRLEADGFPQGRDVQYAVLFDRMFRFPVTGERVRNYDGLGGQLLFAYLHRHDVVRWTDNKLTIDWRRAPEVTNQLCGEIETLYREGIDRPKLVHWFKAYELVSTYLAPHPASRWAKGPDALDLSQPPRKLVDDVLPDEFPLSMFYEALQKKLKSVIASTKGITAESAEQVAA from the coding sequence ATGACGGAAATTCTTGTGCAGACGGGTTCGGAGGGGCAGGTTCCTTCGCAGGGCAGGGTGGTGGAGCATCCGGCTTGGCCCGTTCTCAAGAGTTCCGTGGAACAGATCCGGCCATGGCAGAACAAGGACGGCTCGATCGCCTTCGACACCGAGGGGGCCCCGACCCGTGCGGAGGCCGAGCTCGCCGTCCGCCGGGTGACGGACGCCGTCCAGGAGCTCTCCCCGCTGCTGCCGCACGACGCCGCCTACCACCAGGCGCTCGTCCGTGACCTGGGCCGATGGGCCGTGGAGGGCTTCGGGGTGCCCGACTTCCTGGAGTCGCTGCTGGCCTTCCACCCCGCCGCGGACCGCCGGGACGGGCTCCAGCATCTGGTCGTCTTCCCGATGTACACGCAGAACGGCAACCCGGACCGCAACCTCGAGGCGGTCGTCCTGCGCATGGTGTGGCCCGACTGGCTGGCCGAGCTGGAGGCCACCCGCTTCGACAACCCGCTGTTCTGCGGCATCACCTTCGAGGACTTCACCGCGGGCTACGACACCAACTCGGCCGTTCTCTTCCCGGAGACCGTCGCCGTGCGCGAGGCCCCCGCGCGCTTCACCTGGGGCGGCATCTTCTGCGACCGCGAGGCCGCCCGCTTCCGTCGGGTCACCTCGGCCGCCGTGGACACCCTCGGTCTCGAGCTGCCCGAGGACATCCTCGCCATGGTCCACGACCAGGAGCGCTGCCAGCAGGCCTTTGTGCTGTGGGACATGGTCCACGACCGCACCCACAGCCATGGCGACCTGCCGTTCGACCCGTTCATGATCAAACAGCGTCAGCCGTTCTGGATGTACGGACTGGAGGAGCTGCGCTGCGACCTCACCGCCTTCAAGGAGGCCGTGCGACTGGAGGCCGACGGCTTCCCGCAGGGCCGCGACGTCCAGTACGCGGTGCTCTTCGACCGGATGTTCCGCTTCCCGGTCACCGGTGAGCGGGTGCGCAACTACGACGGTCTCGGCGGTCAGCTGCTCTTCGCCTATCTGCACCGGCACGACGTCGTCCGCTGGACCGACAACAAGCTCACCATCGACTGGCGGCGCGCCCCCGAGGTGACCAACCAGCTGTGCGGCGAGATCGAGACGCTGTACCGGGAGGGCATCGACCGGCCCAAGCTGGTCCACTGGTTCAAGGCGTACGAGCTGGTCTCCACCTATCTCGCTCCGCATCCCGCATCCCGCTGGGCGAAGGGCCCGGACGCGCTGGATCTGTCCCAGCCGCCGCGTAAGCTCGTGGACGACGTGCTTCCGGACGAGTTTCCGCTGAGCATGTTCTATGAGGCGCTCCAGAAGAAGCTGAAGTCCGTGATCGCCTCGACCAAGGGCATCACCGCTGAGAGCGCCGAGCAGGTCGCCGCATGA
- a CDS encoding SDR family NAD(P)-dependent oxidoreductase, with protein MGNGNGPLSGAVIAVAGAGGPAGRATLERLADAGAVVVGSDNNPERLAEAVDAARYAHGGATVVGEKADLLDLQSVRDWAAHIERDFGRVDGLVHLVGGWRGGTAFTRTGIDDWDLLEKLLIRTVQHTSLAFFDALQRSDRGRYVLISAAGAAKPAAGNAAYAAAKAAAEAWTLAMADGFRKTAGEGGPTSAATILIVKALVHEAMRAERPNAKFAGFTDVRDLAEAIAGVWEKPAAEVNGNRLWLTERP; from the coding sequence ATGGGCAATGGGAACGGGCCATTGAGCGGCGCGGTGATCGCCGTGGCCGGCGCGGGAGGACCCGCGGGCCGGGCGACACTGGAGCGGCTCGCGGACGCCGGGGCCGTCGTCGTCGGTTCCGACAACAACCCGGAGCGGCTGGCGGAGGCCGTGGACGCGGCGCGCTACGCCCACGGCGGCGCCACCGTCGTCGGAGAGAAGGCCGACCTGCTCGACCTCCAGTCGGTCCGGGACTGGGCCGCCCATATCGAGCGGGACTTCGGCCGGGTGGACGGACTGGTCCACCTCGTCGGCGGCTGGCGTGGCGGCACCGCCTTCACCCGCACCGGCATCGACGACTGGGATCTGCTGGAGAAGCTGCTGATCCGCACCGTGCAGCACACCTCGCTCGCCTTCTTCGACGCGCTCCAGCGCAGCGACCGCGGCCGTTATGTACTGATCAGCGCCGCCGGCGCGGCCAAGCCGGCCGCGGGCAACGCGGCCTACGCGGCGGCGAAGGCCGCCGCCGAGGCCTGGACGCTGGCCATGGCCGACGGCTTCCGCAAGACGGCGGGTGAGGGCGGTCCGACCTCTGCGGCTACGATCCTGATCGTGAAGGCACTGGTGCACGAGGCGATGCGCGCCGAACGCCCCAACGCGAAGTTCGCGGGCTTCACCGATGTCCGGGACCTGGCCGAGGCCATCGCCGGGGTCTGGGAGAAGCCCGCCGCCGAAGTGAACGGAAACCGTCTGTGGCTCACCGAGAGGCCGTGA